From Streptomyces yatensis, one genomic window encodes:
- a CDS encoding LysR family transcriptional regulator yields MVELETRELEYFVAVADELHFGRAAARLSIAQPALSKAIRRIETRLGVPLFLRSSRHVELTPAGEALQEHGRHALNAVAAAVRSARRAVDTQAHLRLVLKPGGDAGLLSGILAEYSHQPDARRVDILFSGPADRTDFLLDGRADVGLLYVPFDDLHGLDHETLHAEERVAIVPTTHRLAGLASVRMADLEGETLPRWKGVPGGDGTGPEVADVVQLLQMIKVSRMIGVLPRSLVDPLPPGLVGVPVSDAPPSRLVLAWNEQDRRPLLASFVAAALRVPPRTTGVVGAGADAAGVS; encoded by the coding sequence ATGGTTGAACTGGAGACCCGCGAGCTCGAGTACTTCGTCGCCGTCGCCGACGAGCTGCACTTCGGCCGGGCCGCCGCCCGGCTCTCGATCGCCCAGCCGGCGCTGTCGAAGGCGATCCGGCGGATCGAGACCCGGCTCGGCGTCCCGCTGTTCCTCCGCTCCAGCCGGCACGTCGAACTCACACCGGCCGGGGAAGCGTTGCAGGAGCACGGACGGCACGCGCTCAACGCGGTCGCCGCCGCCGTCCGCAGCGCCCGGCGCGCCGTCGACACCCAGGCCCACCTGCGGCTCGTACTCAAGCCCGGCGGCGACGCCGGTCTGCTGTCCGGGATCCTGGCCGAGTACTCCCACCAGCCCGATGCCCGCCGCGTCGACATCCTCTTCAGCGGCCCCGCCGACCGCACCGACTTCCTGCTCGACGGCCGCGCCGACGTCGGCCTGCTCTACGTACCGTTCGACGATCTCCACGGCCTGGACCACGAAACCCTCCACGCCGAGGAGCGGGTGGCCATCGTCCCCACCACACACCGCCTGGCCGGGCTCGCTTCGGTACGGATGGCCGACCTGGAGGGTGAGACGCTGCCGCGCTGGAAGGGCGTGCCCGGGGGCGACGGCACCGGTCCGGAGGTCGCCGACGTGGTCCAGCTGCTCCAGATGATCAAAGTGAGCCGGATGATCGGGGTCCTTCCCCGCTCGCTCGTCGACCCGCTCCCGCCCGGCCTGGTCGGTGTACCGGTATCCGACGCCCCGCCCAGCCGCCTCGTCCTCGCCTGGAACGAACAGGACCGCCGCCCGCTGCTCGCCTCATTCGTGGCCGCGGCGCTGAGGGTTCCGCCGAGAACGACCGGCGTGGTGGGGGCGGGGGCGGATGCGGCGGGGGTGTCCTGA
- a CDS encoding class I SAM-dependent methyltransferase — protein sequence MTLLRDECLAAAFDHASRSYDTLVAANPGYHAHLRRSVRRLGLPGHGQGLRLLDLGCGTGASTAALRCVLPAADITAVDASAGMLRRAAAKPWADGVTFVHAPAERLAEAGVRGPFDAVFAAYLFRNVTDPDAVLAGVRGLLRPGGRLGVHEYALRGRRADRAVWTLVCRGVVQPVATLLGDGPLYRHLWRSVLEFDTAGRFARRLDTAGFDRIRALPLPGWQTGIAHTFVARRGCDRREDA from the coding sequence ATGACGCTGCTGCGCGACGAGTGCCTCGCCGCCGCCTTCGACCACGCCTCCCGCAGCTACGACACGCTCGTGGCCGCCAATCCCGGCTACCACGCCCATCTGCGCCGCTCGGTGCGCCGGCTCGGGCTGCCCGGACATGGGCAGGGGCTGCGCCTGCTCGACCTCGGCTGCGGCACCGGCGCCTCCACCGCCGCCCTGCGGTGCGTCCTGCCCGCCGCCGACATCACGGCCGTGGACGCCTCGGCCGGCATGCTCCGGCGGGCCGCGGCCAAGCCGTGGGCGGACGGGGTGACCTTTGTGCACGCCCCCGCAGAACGGCTGGCCGAGGCCGGGGTACGCGGCCCCTTCGACGCGGTCTTCGCGGCGTACCTCTTCCGCAACGTCACCGACCCCGACGCCGTCCTCGCCGGCGTGCGCGGGCTGCTGCGGCCGGGCGGCCGGCTCGGCGTGCACGAGTACGCCCTCCGCGGGCGGCGAGCCGATCGCGCGGTGTGGACGCTGGTGTGCCGGGGCGTCGTACAGCCCGTGGCGACCCTGCTGGGGGACGGGCCGCTCTACCGGCACCTGTGGCGCAGTGTGCTGGAGTTCGACACTGCCGGGCGGTTCGCGCGGCGCCTCGACACGGCCGGCTTCGACCGGATCCGCGCCCTGCCGCTGCCGGGTTGGCAGACGGGCATCGCCCACACCTTCGTCGCCCGCCGGGGATGCGACCGGCGGGAGGACGCATGA
- a CDS encoding SDR family oxidoreductase yields MRTSGRGLGRHGIGRYGIARRGIARPPGPPTGVSPLRGRVAVVTGAARGVGAAVAAALSEAGARVALLGREEERLREAAAGLPTPTLCVEADVTDPAALDAAAREVEARLGPADVVVANAGIAVSGPFRTTAADLWQRVVDVNLTGAANTARAFLPHLTRTRGYFLQVASTASFGSAPMMSAYCASKAGAESFAQALRCELEPDGVAVGIAYLHWTGTDMIGGIDDNPVLRALRAHQPRFARRVQTPERVAALLTDGIARRAPTVHAPPWLRWCQPLRPVFPALVARVSRRELRRPSGAEFTTGTGVLGAGGRADWNARRSPPSPRPNGQAD; encoded by the coding sequence ATGAGGACAAGCGGACGAGGACTCGGCCGCCACGGCATCGGCCGCTACGGCATCGCCCGCCGCGGCATCGCCCGCCCCCCGGGCCCGCCCACCGGCGTCTCACCGCTGCGCGGACGCGTGGCCGTCGTCACCGGAGCCGCCCGCGGCGTCGGCGCGGCCGTAGCCGCCGCGCTGTCCGAGGCCGGTGCACGGGTGGCGCTGCTCGGCCGGGAGGAGGAGCGGCTGCGGGAGGCGGCGGCCGGACTGCCGACGCCCACCCTGTGCGTCGAGGCGGACGTCACCGACCCGGCCGCCCTGGACGCCGCCGCACGCGAGGTCGAGGCACGGCTCGGCCCCGCCGACGTGGTCGTGGCCAACGCGGGCATCGCCGTCAGCGGGCCCTTCCGCACCACCGCGGCCGACCTGTGGCAGCGGGTCGTCGACGTCAACCTGACCGGCGCGGCCAACACCGCCAGGGCCTTCCTGCCCCACCTCACCCGCACCCGCGGCTACTTCCTCCAGGTCGCCTCCACCGCCTCGTTCGGCTCCGCGCCCATGATGAGCGCGTACTGCGCCTCCAAGGCGGGTGCCGAGTCCTTCGCCCAAGCCCTGCGCTGCGAGCTCGAACCCGACGGCGTTGCCGTCGGCATCGCCTATCTGCACTGGACCGGCACCGACATGATCGGCGGCATCGACGACAACCCGGTGCTGCGGGCCCTGCGCGCACACCAGCCCCGGTTCGCCCGCCGCGTCCAGACTCCGGAGCGGGTGGCCGCCCTGCTCACCGACGGCATCGCCCGCCGCGCCCCCACCGTCCACGCGCCGCCCTGGCTGCGCTGGTGCCAGCCGCTGCGCCCGGTCTTCCCCGCCCTCGTCGCCCGCGTCTCCCGGCGGGAGTTGCGACGCCCGAGCGGGGCCGAGTTCACCACCGGCACCGGAGTCCTGGGCGCGGGCGGCCGCGCCGACTGGAACGCGCGCCGGTCCCCACCGAGTCCGCGGCCGAACGGGCAGGCGGACTGA
- a CDS encoding FAD-dependent oxidoreductase — protein MRAPRRGAARPGRDRRARTLPARPGVPRVPGPPPSVAVVGAGIAGLAAATALAERGVAVTLYEKRPYLGGRVGGWPTALRDGTTVTMSRGFHAFFRQYYNLRGLLRRTDPGLERLTGLPDYPLRNADGLHDSFRHVPRTPPFSALGFVALSPSFRLADLRAFDPVAALPLLDVRVPEVYERLDGTSAHDFLDAVRFPEGARHLAFEVFSRSFFADPRELSAAEMALTFHIYFLGSAEGLLFDVPRAPFPAALWDPLAGYLTRHHAEVRTGTAVEHIAPVPDGGFVVASDRDERRHDGVVLALDTAGLRSLVARCPQLGDPPWRERIGRLRTAPPFLVSRLWLDRPVAPDRPGFLGTSGFGTLDNISVLERYEDEAARWNARTGGSVVELHAYAVSPDAPRDVEHKRLLDQLHRVYPETGTATVVDARHEWHDDCPLFPVGGYGDRPTVRTPHPRLVVAGDVVRTGLPVALMERAATSGFLAANALLERWGVRGQTLWTVPHRGRGALLRALATWGRTPAVRVRPD, from the coding sequence ATGAGGGCCCCGCGCCGGGGTGCCGCGCGCCCGGGACGCGACCGGCGGGCCCGGACGCTGCCGGCCCGGCCCGGCGTCCCCCGGGTGCCGGGGCCCCCGCCGTCGGTGGCGGTGGTCGGCGCGGGCATCGCCGGCCTGGCCGCCGCCACCGCGCTCGCCGAGCGCGGGGTGGCCGTCACCCTGTACGAGAAGCGGCCCTACCTCGGCGGGCGGGTCGGCGGATGGCCGACCGCACTGCGCGACGGCACCACGGTGACCATGAGCCGCGGCTTCCACGCGTTCTTCCGTCAGTACTACAACCTGCGTGGACTGCTGCGCCGGACCGACCCCGGCCTGGAGCGGCTCACCGGCCTCCCGGACTACCCGCTGCGCAACGCCGACGGCCTGCACGACAGCTTCCGGCACGTCCCGCGCACCCCGCCGTTCAGCGCGCTCGGCTTCGTGGCGCTCAGTCCCTCCTTCCGGCTCGCGGACCTGCGCGCCTTCGACCCCGTGGCCGCCCTGCCCCTGCTCGACGTGCGCGTGCCGGAGGTGTACGAACGCCTGGACGGCACCAGCGCCCATGACTTCCTGGACGCGGTGCGCTTCCCCGAAGGCGCCCGTCACCTCGCCTTCGAGGTGTTCTCCCGCAGCTTCTTCGCCGACCCGCGGGAGCTGTCGGCGGCCGAGATGGCGCTGACGTTCCACATCTACTTCCTCGGCTCCGCCGAAGGGCTGCTGTTCGACGTCCCCCGCGCCCCCTTCCCGGCCGCCCTGTGGGACCCGCTCGCCGGCTATCTGACCCGCCACCACGCCGAGGTGCGCACCGGCACGGCCGTCGAGCACATCGCGCCCGTCCCGGACGGCGGTTTCGTGGTCGCCTCCGACCGGGACGAGCGCCGCCACGACGGGGTCGTCCTCGCACTGGACACCGCGGGGCTGCGCTCGCTGGTGGCACGCTGCCCACAGCTGGGCGACCCGCCGTGGCGCGAGCGGATCGGACGGCTGCGCACCGCACCGCCCTTCCTGGTCAGCCGCCTGTGGCTGGACCGGCCCGTCGCACCCGACCGGCCCGGCTTCCTCGGCACCAGCGGCTTCGGCACCCTCGACAACATCAGCGTGCTGGAACGCTACGAGGACGAGGCGGCCCGCTGGAACGCCCGCACCGGTGGCTCCGTCGTCGAACTGCACGCCTACGCCGTATCGCCCGACGCCCCCCGGGACGTCGAACACAAGCGTCTCCTCGACCAACTGCACCGCGTCTACCCGGAGACCGGCACGGCCACGGTCGTCGACGCCCGCCACGAGTGGCACGACGACTGCCCCCTGTTCCCGGTGGGCGGCTACGGCGACCGCCCCACCGTCCGCACCCCGCACCCTCGACTGGTCGTGGCCGGCGACGTGGTCCGCACCGGCTTGCCCGTGGCGCTCATGGAACGGGCGGCGACGAGCGGCTTCCTCGCGGCCAACGCCCTGCTGGAGCGGTGGGGGGTGCGGGGGCAGACGCTGTGGACGGTGCCGCACCGCGGGCGGGGCGCGCTCCTCAGAGCCCTGGCCACCTGGGGGCGGACACCCGCCGTCCGCGTACGGCCGGACTGA
- a CDS encoding lycopene cyclase family protein, with translation MPETDVAVVGAGAAGLSLAHRLAGRVPGLRTPSVVLVDAPPGPLRPPPRTWCYWAAGPGRFDAAVRAEWRRLRVRPRTGAPVEGDIAPLRYRMIRSVDFERLVSRDLARSPNVRRLEATVETVEDVPGGAHVHLRDTDGRARVLSARWVLDSRPPSSLPAARTTLLQHFHGWVVRTARPAFDPAAVELMDFRTPQPAHGLSFGYVLPLGPYEALVEYTEFSARTLTPDRYEAAVRHYADEVLRLGERQVLATETGVIPMTDAPVPRQAGASVFPIGAAGGATRPATGYTFAGLQRQTRAVADALRRGRRPVPPAAHSVRSRAMDAVLLRALDSGRADGPELFSRLFARVPMARLLRFLDGGTRLHEDVSIGLRTPVGPMLRSALELPRLPRRRFDLPASPHPAARPATPPHPPARPATPPHPPARPATPPHPPAPPPATPPPPTSDPPAPPPTETA, from the coding sequence GTGCCGGAGACGGACGTGGCCGTTGTGGGAGCGGGCGCCGCCGGGCTGTCGCTGGCCCACCGGCTCGCCGGACGCGTACCCGGCCTGCGCACACCGTCCGTGGTGCTGGTGGACGCGCCGCCCGGTCCGCTGCGCCCGCCGCCGCGCACCTGGTGCTACTGGGCGGCGGGACCCGGGCGGTTCGACGCGGCGGTGCGGGCCGAGTGGCGGCGGCTGAGGGTGCGTCCGCGCACCGGCGCCCCGGTCGAGGGGGACATCGCCCCGCTGCGCTACCGAATGATCCGCTCCGTCGACTTCGAGCGCCTGGTCTCCCGGGACCTGGCCCGCAGCCCCAACGTCCGGCGCCTGGAAGCCACCGTCGAAACGGTGGAGGACGTGCCCGGTGGCGCTCACGTCCACCTGAGGGACACCGATGGCCGGGCGCGGGTGCTCAGCGCCCGCTGGGTGCTGGACTCCCGCCCCCCGAGCAGCCTGCCGGCCGCTCGCACCACCCTGCTGCAGCACTTCCACGGCTGGGTCGTGCGCACCGCCCGGCCCGCCTTCGACCCGGCCGCGGTGGAGCTGATGGACTTCCGTACCCCGCAGCCCGCCCACGGCCTGTCCTTCGGCTACGTCCTGCCGCTCGGGCCGTACGAGGCGCTCGTGGAGTACACCGAGTTCTCCGCGCGCACCCTCACCCCGGACCGTTACGAGGCCGCCGTACGCCACTACGCCGACGAGGTGCTGCGGCTCGGCGAACGGCAGGTCCTGGCCACTGAGACCGGCGTCATCCCGATGACGGACGCGCCGGTCCCCCGGCAGGCCGGCGCCTCGGTCTTCCCCATCGGCGCCGCCGGCGGAGCCACCCGCCCCGCCACCGGCTACACCTTCGCCGGACTGCAGCGCCAGACCCGGGCCGTCGCCGACGCCCTGCGCCGTGGGCGCCGCCCGGTGCCGCCCGCCGCCCACTCGGTGCGCTCCCGTGCCATGGACGCGGTCCTGCTGCGCGCCCTGGACAGCGGCCGGGCCGACGGCCCAGAGCTGTTCAGCCGCCTGTTCGCCCGCGTGCCCATGGCACGGCTGCTGCGCTTTCTCGACGGCGGCACCCGCCTGCACGAGGACGTGTCCATCGGCCTGCGCACGCCCGTCGGGCCGATGCTGCGCTCCGCCCTGGAGCTGCCCCGCCTGCCCCGCCGCCGCTTCGACCTCCCCGCGTCGCCGCATCCGGCGGCGCGCCCCGCCACTCCGCCGCATCCGCCCGCGCGTCCCGCCACTCCGCCGCATCCGCCCGCGCGTCCCGCCACTCCGCCGCATCCGCCGGCGCCTCCTCCCGCCACTCCGCCACCTCCCACGTCGGACCCGCCCGCCCCGCCCCCCACGGAGACCGCATGA
- a CDS encoding SDR family NAD(P)-dependent oxidoreductase: MSAAPRKVGLVTGAGSGIGRAAALEFARCGAAVAVLDIDESTAAETTEMIRADGGEALAVPVDIGDEHSVRAAVERTVAEYGGLDFAVNNAGLASHHRQLEQMTLDEFERVVHVNLAGTFLCMKYELPALRRREGGAIVNIASNGGLYAIPTAPAYVAAKHGVVGLTKVAAVDYAPDRIRVNAVCPGPTRTPGFERVAAGTDLIAMQEAITPLGRMATPEEAAAAAVWLCSDAASYVTGIALSVDGGRRA; the protein is encoded by the coding sequence ATGAGCGCCGCGCCCCGGAAGGTGGGACTGGTCACCGGCGCGGGCAGTGGGATCGGCCGCGCGGCGGCGCTGGAGTTCGCAAGGTGCGGAGCCGCGGTCGCCGTGCTCGACATCGACGAGAGCACCGCTGCCGAGACCACCGAGATGATCAGGGCGGACGGTGGGGAGGCGCTGGCCGTCCCCGTCGACATCGGCGACGAACACTCCGTGCGGGCGGCCGTCGAGCGTACGGTCGCGGAGTACGGGGGCCTCGACTTCGCCGTGAACAACGCCGGTTTGGCCTCCCATCACCGGCAGCTCGAGCAGATGACTCTGGACGAGTTCGAGCGGGTGGTTCATGTCAATCTGGCCGGAACCTTTCTGTGCATGAAGTACGAACTGCCCGCACTGCGCCGCCGCGAGGGCGGCGCGATCGTCAACATCGCCTCCAACGGCGGCTTGTACGCGATCCCGACCGCCCCCGCCTACGTGGCCGCCAAGCACGGCGTCGTCGGGCTCACCAAGGTCGCCGCGGTCGACTACGCGCCGGACCGCATCCGGGTCAACGCCGTCTGCCCCGGCCCGACCCGCACGCCCGGGTTCGAGCGGGTGGCGGCCGGTACGGACCTGATCGCCATGCAGGAGGCGATCACGCCGCTCGGCCGGATGGCCACCCCGGAGGAGGCCGCGGCCGCCGCCGTCTGGCTCTGCTCGGACGCCGCGTCCTACGTCACCGGCATCGCCCTGTCGGTCGACGGCGGACGGCGGGCCTGA
- a CDS encoding amidohydrolase family protein, with protein MAVPLPRRAPSSQRPDGHHELGFRGALVNDHTHGRYLDDPAYDELWSALEELQVPLYLHPGSLPTTIGTSCAGGPRCTGPAGAGRPGPAATPCG; from the coding sequence ATGGCCGTACCGCTCCCGCGCCGCGCGCCCAGCAGTCAACGGCCGGACGGACACCATGAACTGGGCTTCAGGGGCGCCCTGGTCAACGACCACACCCACGGCCGATACCTCGACGATCCCGCCTACGACGAGCTGTGGAGCGCGCTGGAAGAGCTCCAGGTGCCGTTGTACCTCCACCCCGGCTCGCTGCCTACGACGATTGGCACGTCATGCGCGGGCGGCCCGAGATGTACGGGGCCGGCTGGAGCTGGCAGGCCGGGACCGGCGGCCACGCCATGCGGCTGA
- a CDS encoding MFS transporter: MSTPAFPHTGGKPPRSLSTPTGTALAVGLAVMTLEGFDLVAFGATTPLLLDYRPWDLTVALVGLLGSLTPIGMLVGSLLVGQFTDRFGRRRTTLVSAALVSAGMFACAAAPLPSLFGAGRFVVGLGAGAIYPAMAPLIFELAPDGRKNLYSGIVQCGTPIGGAFAALAANTLLSGHGFPAEYLVGGFAGLLVLPMAYAWLPESTEYQRAVTTSAPAPGSRGVRLVLKPPYLTTTLLFCAMAALSFLLIFGMNTWLPELMRTADYPLGSSQTFLVLLNLGATVGGLAMALLADRAGSKGAVTASFALGAAAIVGMSAQLPLPVLYGIVILGGCGAVGVQGLLNVYIARTYPVTARASAVGVALGVGRIGAIAGPTLGGWLLAADLAPRWNFILFAVPAVLGAVLAQAAGGRTPHGRGRMRRTPRDHGRTAPAPRAQQSTAGRTP, encoded by the coding sequence TTGAGCACACCCGCGTTCCCCCACACGGGCGGGAAACCGCCCCGGAGCCTGTCCACGCCGACCGGCACCGCACTCGCCGTCGGCCTGGCGGTGATGACACTGGAAGGCTTCGATCTCGTCGCCTTCGGCGCGACCACACCCCTGCTGCTCGACTACCGGCCCTGGGACCTCACGGTCGCCCTGGTCGGCCTGCTGGGCAGCCTCACGCCGATCGGTATGCTTGTCGGCTCCCTGCTGGTCGGCCAGTTCACCGACCGGTTCGGCCGGCGCCGGACGACCCTGGTCAGTGCCGCGCTCGTCAGCGCCGGGATGTTCGCCTGCGCCGCGGCACCCCTGCCGTCCCTGTTCGGTGCGGGCCGTTTCGTCGTCGGGCTCGGCGCCGGTGCGATCTACCCGGCGATGGCCCCGCTGATCTTCGAACTCGCCCCTGACGGACGGAAGAATCTGTACTCGGGGATCGTGCAGTGCGGAACGCCCATCGGCGGCGCGTTCGCGGCCCTCGCCGCCAACACCTTGCTGAGCGGGCACGGTTTTCCTGCGGAGTATCTGGTCGGCGGGTTCGCCGGTCTGCTCGTGCTGCCCATGGCCTACGCCTGGCTGCCCGAGTCCACGGAATACCAGCGGGCGGTGACCACGTCGGCCCCGGCCCCCGGCAGCCGCGGTGTACGGCTGGTGCTGAAGCCGCCCTACCTCACCACCACACTGCTGTTCTGCGCCATGGCGGCCCTTTCGTTCCTGCTCATCTTCGGCATGAACACCTGGCTGCCGGAGCTGATGAGGACCGCGGACTATCCGCTGGGGTCCTCGCAGACCTTCCTCGTCCTGTTGAATCTCGGCGCCACCGTCGGCGGACTCGCCATGGCACTGCTGGCCGACCGTGCCGGGTCGAAGGGAGCGGTCACCGCCAGTTTCGCCCTCGGAGCCGCCGCGATCGTCGGCATGAGCGCCCAGCTGCCGCTGCCGGTGCTCTACGGCATCGTGATCCTCGGCGGCTGCGGCGCGGTCGGCGTCCAGGGGCTGCTCAATGTGTACATTGCCCGCACGTATCCGGTGACAGCGCGGGCCAGCGCGGTGGGCGTCGCGCTCGGAGTGGGCCGCATCGGCGCGATCGCCGGCCCCACGCTCGGCGGCTGGCTCCTCGCGGCCGACCTGGCACCCCGGTGGAACTTCATCCTCTTCGCCGTCCCCGCCGTCCTCGGCGCGGTCCTCGCCCAGGCGGCCGGCGGACGAACGCCCCACGGTCGCGGACGAATGCGACGAACGCCCCGCGACCATGGCCGTACCGCTCCCGCGCCGCGCGCCCAGCAGTCAACGGCCGGACGGACACCATGA
- a CDS encoding polyprenyl synthetase family protein codes for MRPTHAKDHPATAPSHPVAVAKAPVPSLARGPVADGDAGHGATEAWTAAGGPLPTGSAEVRQVDADVPGAVGRVLDHVLAERLHRARPADPLFAEELAERVTRFTLKGGKRTRAQLVWWAARACAGRDPASAAAALRIGGALELLQTCALVHDDVMDRAVLRRGRPALHTDLADRHAGRVGAERAERFGQSAAVLAGDLALAWADDLVVETPLAPTAGAVVRRLWSDLRTEMVAGQYLDVRGQITAARSLARALRAACLKSALYSVERPLTLGAAVAGADEATLRRLCDAGRCVGLAFQLRDDLDDVFRGPRETGKACGGDIREGKPTYLVAVARARAEAAGDGAALAVLERWLGDAALTERGLDEVRDVLIATGARATVETTIDRLAARGLGHFDSARLDPEGTGPLRDLLLATAGARPGQDAAVRPRPAHDPGGTRPRGTEGTGR; via the coding sequence ATGCGTCCCACCCACGCGAAGGACCACCCCGCGACCGCGCCGTCGCACCCGGTCGCGGTGGCCAAGGCGCCCGTGCCGTCACTCGCGCGCGGGCCAGTGGCCGACGGCGACGCAGGACACGGCGCGACGGAGGCGTGGACCGCGGCGGGCGGGCCGCTGCCCACCGGGTCCGCCGAGGTGCGCCAGGTCGACGCCGACGTGCCCGGCGCCGTCGGCCGGGTGCTCGACCATGTGCTGGCGGAACGCCTGCACCGCGCTCGGCCGGCGGATCCGCTGTTCGCCGAGGAGCTGGCCGAACGGGTGACACGCTTCACCCTGAAGGGCGGCAAACGCACCCGCGCGCAGCTGGTGTGGTGGGCCGCGCGGGCCTGCGCCGGCCGGGATCCGGCGTCCGCGGCAGCGGCCCTGCGGATCGGCGGCGCCCTGGAACTGCTCCAGACCTGCGCGCTCGTCCACGACGACGTGATGGACCGGGCGGTGCTGCGGCGCGGCCGGCCCGCGCTCCACACGGACCTGGCCGATCGCCACGCCGGCCGGGTGGGGGCCGAGCGGGCCGAGCGGTTCGGGCAGTCGGCCGCGGTCCTCGCCGGGGATCTGGCGCTGGCCTGGGCCGACGACCTGGTGGTGGAGACGCCGCTGGCACCCACGGCCGGGGCGGTGGTGCGGCGGCTGTGGAGCGATCTACGCACGGAGATGGTGGCGGGCCAGTACCTGGACGTACGGGGCCAGATCACCGCCGCGCGGTCCCTGGCCCGCGCGCTGCGCGCCGCCTGCCTGAAGAGCGCCCTGTACTCGGTGGAGCGGCCCCTCACCCTGGGGGCCGCCGTGGCGGGCGCGGACGAGGCGACACTGCGCCGGCTGTGCGACGCCGGACGATGCGTCGGCCTGGCGTTCCAGCTGCGCGACGACCTGGACGACGTCTTCCGCGGCCCGCGGGAGACCGGCAAGGCATGCGGCGGCGACATCCGGGAGGGCAAGCCGACCTATCTGGTCGCGGTCGCCCGTGCGCGGGCCGAGGCCGCCGGCGACGGCGCCGCGCTCGCCGTGCTGGAGCGGTGGCTCGGTGACGCGGCGCTCACCGAGCGCGGCCTGGACGAGGTGCGGGACGTACTCATCGCGACAGGGGCGCGGGCCACCGTGGAGACCACGATCGACCGGCTCGCCGCGCGGGGTCTTGGGCACTTCGACAGCGCCCGGCTCGACCCGGAGGGCACCGGCCCGCTGCGGGATCTGCTGCTCGCGACGGCCGGGGCGCGGCCGGGTCAGGACGCCGCCGTACGCCCGCGGCCCGCGCACGATCCGGGCGGGACTCGGCCCCGCGGCACCGAGGGGACCGGCCGATGA